Below is a window of Impatiens glandulifera chromosome 2, dImpGla2.1, whole genome shotgun sequence DNA.
aaatttattATCTCCGAGAGCATTTGCTCTGTCTTTggaaaaaacaattataattatatccGAGAGCCACAATGAAATCTATTTTTTCTTCACCGACAACACTATCATTGACACTGTCCCAGAGCATTTATCGCCCTCGGCGAAAAACAATCACCGAGAGCATTTGACTTTCTCCGAGGGTTTATGTCTcgttaaaaatcatttttatactaGTGATAGTTTCAATGTTAGACATTGATACAAGGTGTTTGATaagatgatttcatataatttttgggAGTCAAATATTCCATCCAAGATCGTgttctttggatgaagcgttattcaCGGTAGAAGTtttacggatgatatgtgcttaaaaaaatattataatatggtTAGTCGTATATGTCACGAAAAAGTTGAATTTGCAAGACACTTGCTTTTGAATTGTCGAGATGTGACTAGTATTTGCAGTCATTTGTGAAGTATTACTGAGATTCGTTGAGTGATGACTGAGTCTTTATATAATTGTTGAGAAGTTTTGATTTATGTTGCTGATATGACAGACCTGCATATTTGGGTTacaatccaaattatttttttgtaattatCTAGTTAGAAAAAATTTCGAATTTTCAATGATCGAAGTCGTCTGAAACGTattattcataatgttattatcaTAACGTTTTTTATATTCGTTACCGAAAGTCAGTAAAGTATGTCGGGTGTTAATCGTTCTTTTCGAAGGATTGAGAGCtcaataacttattaattactctttttttcttattttttttcttttcatgtcaaaaatatataaatgaattcattattttttatacaaaccATCCATCCCTCTACTATTCCAAGgaacaaaattttttttttatctgtctCATAATTACTTCAACTACtctaatttaaattctaaatgaTCTTTAGTATTTTCTCTGCCCATTTACCGAAATTATTATGAATTGATATCCATGTTACAAGCCCCGGAAATCCATGATTGTTTAATTTGAAGAATTCCTTATCGGGTATATATCTTAAGCTCGAAAAATGCGTTCATCATCAAAGTTCATAATTCTAACTAGCTACCTCATTAACTCGATATTGTTTTGGAAACTCAAAATTCACACAAAATTACTTACTCTAATTTGGCGTATTATTCCACGTGTTTTCTCGCTAAACGCCAAATTCAATATACTTAATGAGAAAATTTGTCCAAATTGTCGATATTGTTTCAAACACATTTCTTCATTGCCCATTTACTAGTGCAATattgtatgattttttattcCCCAAACTTATAGTCAgcacatcttcttcttcgtgaACATTGTTGCAAAAGTTCATTTTATTGTATTGTTacaaatatttcttatttttttcactactatagaaaatataaaattttaattataaattctcttaatagaaaaaataaataaattagatagcTAGCCATACCCCGCGCGCAGCCTCAAAGAGACGCAGCCTTTGCTTAGGGCAAACCTAGCGCTATTTCTTCTCTCTTCAAAACCCTAAAATCTAGGTCTTCCTATTCATATACCGcgcctctctctctctctctttctctctctttatatataaatatcgaTCTCCAACATCTACCATAGCCACACCACTTCTATCTGTTCGAAGATCCCAAGGTACAAATCTGATACTTAGTTCGATTCTCCTTACAATTATCTAGGTTTTGATATCTTACcttttgttttagtttatacTATGAATGAATCTTATTCAAACTATTTCACGTACATAACTGGGCTTAATTAAAAGTGTTGTATTCATAGTTTGTTGGGGGGTTTATATATAGATGTAGATCTAGATTGTCTCATTGAGAAATCTTCAAGATCATTATGTTATAAGTAGATCCACTTGTTTCTTGAACTGGGTTTGATTTAATTACCCATATATgaatttctcttcttctttttctttgatattgggtttttttagattttaataaaatccaaTACTTTCTCTTATTTCACTTTGTATATATCACAACAATTAATTTACccattaaaatatcaaaataatactctttattcaattttttttcatctcaTCTATTTAGAGTGTAAAATGgttattaaacttttaaaaaaactagtttttatataaattaagtcAAACAAATTTTATCAAACTATCTCTTTATGTAAATATTGGTTGATGTGTACATGGCTTATGAAATAAGTTCACATATTTCTCCAGCATGCGGGTCGATCGGATTGGTGTTATGAGGTCAATGATTGATCGGATCTGAAAATATTACAGATTTCTTGTATGTTAGTGCTTGTTTGGATTCAGcagtttgtaaaataattagggtttttttttgggtaaaaaggctattctatataattaaaaaataattttatatattttataaataaaaagtatttaaatattttagttgatgaattcaataatataattaatggattgatggatgaaaatatgattgtttattattaatttatttaaataaacttttttttaaatggtccatgtttaatttatttaaataaactaatggAAGAAAGCCTTAGATATGTAATACTTTGacattgatttgattatttCTCAAAGTTACCCTTGAACTGGATCAATACTTTAAACCAGTTCATTTGTAAAGTTGTACGTTTTTCTCCAGTTTTTATGTTATATCTTAattctaatattaatttttagttattatatttacataaatattttgataacagGTTTGAGAAAGAGATATGTCTTCTCCAAGTGAATGTGATGAAGTTTCGGATTATTCAAGTGAAAGTGATGGAGTTTGGGATACTTCAAGTGAAAGTGACGAAGTATCGGATACTCAATCATCCGACGTGGAATCAGAAGAAACTCAATCATTTTCATGTACTCAAAAGCTTGATGAGTAAGAATTtacccaaaaaaatatcaaattgcATTAAAATCTTTTATCTTTGATCTAAATTTAAAAgctaaaagaaaattttacGTTTTGGAGTATGTGCTGTCATttaataatctctttattcttttatgatgcttctttttatattttacttttacttttgattttgattatcttgatttatttattttcatctttAAGTAATTTTGTAAATCTagaaactaaatatttttagattttaaaaatcaaaataaaaaaataattatttatgtttcctggtttatacaaattaatattcttttgttTTGATCAAAAgtgtgttaattttttataggttgtatttatgattaattatttttgaaatttaagagAGTGTAacatctaataataataattagatgtgtgtgtaaataaatcatatgtatattttctttatttatttatatatgtagaataattatgatttattgaTTAATGTTTATATGATTAGATCTTTTGAGAAAAATCAATATCCAACTGACATTGAATGCGATCAATTGTCTAACAAACTTGAACTTGGACTGACGGCAAACCAAATCAAGTTGTGGTTCCAAAATAAAAGGGATGTTGTCGATGTAAGTAACATGTTCCTTCTAAACtgtatcattttcaattatttcGATTACTTAATGAATATAATCATATTAACTATGTTACGGTTTAATGAATCATTATAGTTAGAAGATTATCCAGTTATACGGGATAAACTTAAAGCCGAAAATGAAAGGCTTAAGTCGGAAATTGACTTTTTCAAAGAGAAGCTAAAGCAAGAGAATAAGTATTGCCCAAATTGTTTCAATATAAAGAATCGTGGAGAGGGACAATGACTCATTCATGCTGCaggtatatataaatatatatagttttattttgtcTGAAATTCGCTTCTATTTTTTAAAGTAGAGTTAATCCCTAATATACCATGCtggtataatattaattttaattcataatcGATCTTTGTAGAACTTTTTTATAAGCAACAATCTTCCTGAAATGATGCGACGGATGAATAGTAACCAGACGATGTAGACGACGCTATTTGTAGAAGATTCTTCAATGATTTATCAAGATTCTATTATGTTAAACTCACCATCATCATCACTTGTAGAAGAGTTGAGTCGTGATTGATGGAATCTACAAGTAACAAATTCtacaagttattttattttattttactgaCAATTccttttttaacttattttatctttattttaaatgaattttcaatataatcattaaacatttatattatcatggatggaaaaagattatttaaaaaagaaacagACAGatctcataatatatatatatatatatatatatatatatatatatatatatatatatatatatatatatatatatatatatatatatatatatatatatatatatatatgtgattttataaatatggtAGTGTATatccttaattttattttattaggtatatttatgattgtgtatacttcattttaatttctcatgAATATTAGGCTTCATACTAGCTAGTGTCAGTTATCTATTAAGATTGCACATAAaggaaattaaaagaaataaaaatagtgaaataagattttatttttaataggtAAATTTTCTCAAGTATATTATAGGCTTTCTGATAAGAACGGGTtaggtatttttatttttcatatatcagCACTTTGTTAATGTCTCAactaattaactttattatacATTTCCTAAACTTTATTTGCTTAAGATTGGTCATTACAAACACAAAGTAGCTACACTAAAAGCATGTGATAGACATTTTCTATATCATGCAAACGAAAATGAATTCTGGAAAAAGATCCAAGTTAATGATAATTgtacttaataattttttattttacgtaatttttttttaaatttttttagataatttgaTATGATTAGAGATaatgcattttaaattttaaagattaaatcTAATTTCTTATTGTTCATTGGGTGATGACTAATcttattaacatgtttttgtatAACATAATTACATTATACAAAACATgtattataataagaatattatacAAAAACATGTATTATAATAAGAATAGTTGAGAGGAGAACAACAAACATAACATTAAATTAGTCTTCAACAAGTATTGAGTTTGTTGAGagaatatacatatatttttttaatattacacATTCTTTTAATCATTCAAATCACTTATAAATCtcgataaaatattaagtttaaaaaaataagttttcaaaatgtctgtaaaagattttttataaacgtgtcaaattagttatagaaaaaaaattaaatattatggagACTTCGTCACTTATACTTTTAGTTGGACACAAATAAGTTTCCCGTCTGAACAAAACGTTATGCGGTAAGATATAGACACACTCGTAAAAAAATGCACATTTACCGAGAATCATCGCCGAGTAAAACAATGTTTTCAGTGATATTAATATCACCGAAGGCCAGGGGTGCTCTcggtaaaaatatgattataacCGAGAGGAGAGGATTACTCtcggtaaaaaaaatatattttgcttCTGATCGGTCTCAATTTTTCCTCTCTTATTCTCTTTCTAACTTTTTcgtttcatttctttctttttactctctctttttctcttcattctcCCAAGTTCAACCAGATTTAATCAAAGCCACTAAACTAGATGTTCATTTAGCATTACGGTAACAACCATCAAAATCGCGCAGATCCCAAGCTGTTTTCTCTGGCGGCTCTTTGATCTCGCTAGATTCATATCTAAAGAAGTAGAAGATCCATATTTTTCATGTTTCCAAAACTAGTCGCGAAGTGGTAAGAAGTTGTTGTTGATTTATGGCGAGATTTTTCTCTGATTTATTTGTGACTTTTTCATTAAATTGTAAATCAGTCCACCACGATCGATCTGACCGAGACACTGAGAATACAGTTCATCTCCAGCCGCTCTTTTTCTCTCCCCATCGAAGTACAAAGCTCCAAGGTTCAACTATTTGTGCATTAATTCATCCGTGTCTATTCTATAAATAAGACCACGTTAGTCTCGTAAATGT
It encodes the following:
- the LOC124925073 gene encoding homeobox-leucine zipper protein HDG11-like; amino-acid sequence: MSSPSECDEVSDYSSESDGVWDTSSESDEVSDTQSSDVESEETQSFSCTQKLDESFEKNQYPTDIECDQLSNKLELGLTANQIKLWFQNKRDVVDLEDYPVIRDKLKAENERLKSEIDFFKEKLKQENKYCPNCFNIKNRGEGQ